From a region of the Eulemur rufifrons isolate Redbay chromosome 7, OSU_ERuf_1, whole genome shotgun sequence genome:
- the EIF2B5 gene encoding translation initiation factor eIF2B subunit epsilon has protein sequence MAATVVAPPGAAASRASKRSGVGPGGGGGGGGARGAEEEPPPPLQAVLVADSFNRRFFPISKDQPRVLLPLANVALIDYTLEFLTATGVQETFVFCCWKAAQIKEHLLKSKWCRPTSLNVVRIITSELYRSLGDVLRDVDAKALVRSDFILVYGDVISNINITRALEEHRLRRKLEKNVSVMTMIFKESSPSHPTRCQEDNVVVAVDSATNRILHFQKTQGLRRFSFPLSLFQGNGDGVEIRYDLLDCHISICSPQVAQLFTDNFDYQTRDDFVRGLLVNEEILGNQIHMHVTTREYGARVSNLHMYSAVCADVIRRWVYPLTPEANFTDSTTQSCTHSRHNIYRGPEVSLGHGSILEENVLLGSGTVIGSNCSITNSVIGPGCHIGDNVVLDQAYLWQGVRVAAGAQIHQSLLCDNAEVKERVTLKPRCVLTSQVIVGPDVVLPEGSVISLHPPDAEEDEDDGQFSDDSGAGQEKEKVKMKGYNPTEVGVAGQGYLWKVADMNMEEEEELRQNLWGLRINMEEESGSESEQSMDSEELDSRTGSPQMDDITVFQNEVLGTLQRGKEENISCDNLVLEINSLKYAYNISLKEVMQVLSHVVLEFPLKQMDSPLDPNRYCSLLLPLLKAWSPVFRNYIKRAADHLEALAAIEDFFLEHEVLGTSMAKVLMALYQLEILAEETILSWFSQRDTTDKGRQLRKNQQLQRFIQWLKEAEEESSEDD, from the exons ATGGCGGCCACCGTGGTGGCACCGCCTGGTGCGGCGGCTAGTCGGGCTAGCAAGCGCAGCGGCGTTGGgccgggaggcggcggcggcggtgggggAGCCAGAGGGGCGGAAGAGGAACCGCCGCCGCCCCTACAAGCAGTTCTGGTGGCCGACAGCTTCAACCGCCGCTTCTTCCCGATATCCAAAGACCAGCCTCGG GTCCTCTTGCCCCTAGCCAACGTGGCATTAATTGACTACACTCTGGAATTCCTGACTGCCACAGGTGTACAGGAAACCTTTGTCTTTTGTTGCTGGAAGGCGGCTCAAATCAAAGAACATTTACT gaaatccaaGTGGTGCCGCCCTACATCCCTGAATGTGGTTCGAATAATTACATCAGAGTTATATCGATCACTGGGAGATGTCCTCCGTGATGTTGATGCCAAGGCCTTGGTGCGCTCTGACTTCATTCTGGTGTATGGGGATGTCATCTCAAACATCAATATTACCAGAGCCCTTGAGGAACACAG GTTGAGGCGgaagctagaaaaaaatgtatctgtgATGACAATGATCTTCAAGGAGTCATCCCCCAGCCACCCGACTCGTTGCCAAGAGGACAATGTGGTAGTGGCTGTGGATAGTGCCACAAACCGGATTCTCCATTTTCAGAAGACCCAGGGCCTCCGGCGTTTTTCATTTCCTCTG AGCCTGTTTCAGGGCAATGGAGATGGAGTGGAGATTCGGTATGATTTACTGGATTGTCATATCAGCATCTGCTCTCCTCAG GTGGCTCAGCTCTTTACAGACAACTTTGACTACCAAACTCGAGATGACTTTGTACGAGGCCTGTTAGTGAATGAGGAG ATCCTAGGGAACCAGATCCACATGCATGTAACAACTAGGGAATATGGTGCCCGGGTCTCCAACCTACACATGTACTCAGCTGTCTGCGCCGACGTCATCCGCCGATGGGTCTACCCTCTCACCCCAGAGGCAAACTTCACTGACAGCACCACCCAGAGCTGCACTCATTCCCGGCACAACATCTACCGAGGGCCCGAGGTCAGCCTGGGCCATGGCAGCATCCTGGAGGAAAATGTGCTCCTGGGCTCTGGCACTGTCATTGGTAGCAATTGCTCCATCACCAACAGTGTCATTGGCCCTGGCTGCCACATTG GTGATAATGTTGTGCTGGACCAGGCCTATCTGTGGCAGGGTGTTCGAGTGGCTGCTGGAGCACAGATCCATCAGTCTCTGCTCTGTGACAACGCTGAAGTTAAGGAACGAGTTACACTGAAGCCACGCTGTGTCCTCACTTCCCAG gTGATAGTGGGCCCAGACGTCGTGCTGCCTGAGGGCTCGGTGATCTCTTTGCACCCTCCAGATgcagaggaagatgaagatgatggCCAGTTCAGTGATGATTCTGGGGCTggtcaagaaaaagagaaagtgaagatgAAAG GTTACAATCCAACAGAAGTAGGAGTTGCAGGCCAGGGCTACCTCTGGAAAGTTGCAGACATGaacatggaggaggaggaggaactacGACAGAATCTGTGGG GACTCAGGATCAACATGGAAGAAGAGAGTGGAAGTGAGAGTGAGCAAAGTATGGATTCTGAGGAGCTGGACAGCCGGACAGGCTCCCCTCAAATGGATGACATCACAG TGTTCCAGAATGAAGTCCTGGGAACACTACAGCGGGGCAAAGAGGAGAATATTTCTTGTGACAATCTAGTCCTGGAAATCAACTCTCTCAA GTACGCCTACAACATAAGTCTAAAGGAGGTGATGCAGGTACTAAGCCACGTGGTCCTGGAATTCCCCCTGAAACAAATGGATTCTCCGCTTGACCCAAACCGCTACTGTTCCCTGCTGCTTCCT CTGCTCAAAGCTTGGAGCCCTGTTTTTAGGAACTATATAAAACGTGCAGCTGACCATTTGGAAGCATTAGCAGCCATTGAGGACTTCTTCCTGGAGCACGAAGTTCTTGGTACTTCCATGGCCAAG GTGCTGATGGCTTTGTACCAGCTGGAGATCCTCGCCGAGGAAACAATCCTGAGCTGGTTCAGCCAAAGGGACACAACTGACAAGGGCCGGCAGTTGCGTAAGAATCAACAG CTGCAGAGGTTCATCCAGTGGCTgaaagaggcagaagaggagtCATCTGAAGATGACTGA